A section of the Desulfovibrio porci genome encodes:
- the cas1c gene encoding type I-C CRISPR-associated endonuclease Cas1c has protein sequence MKRHLNTLFVTTQNTWLSKDGECVSLRAEGRELGKVPIHTIGSLVCFGQVSCSSFLLGHCAQNGVAVSWLTENGRFMAAMHGPTTGNVLLRREQYRKTDSAEGAVPLARAFITGKIVNCRTVLRRAAREHPEEHADGGLARACESLTSCLQRLPQARSLDEIRGLEGEAAGMYFSVFGRLISAKAKGIRFTGRSRRPPLDEINCLLSFFYTLLAADLRGAIESVGLDPAVGFLHRDRPGRPSLALDMMEEFRPVLADRLALTLVNRGQIRAKDFEQTASGAVLLKEKARKEVLVAYQERKREEILHPFLNERMTTGLLWHMQARLLARHIRGEMDAYPPFVIR, from the coding sequence ATGAAACGCCACCTGAACACGCTTTTCGTGACCACGCAAAATACCTGGCTGTCCAAGGACGGCGAGTGTGTCAGTCTGCGCGCGGAAGGGCGGGAACTGGGAAAAGTTCCCATCCACACCATCGGGTCGCTGGTCTGCTTTGGGCAGGTCAGTTGCAGTTCCTTTCTGCTCGGCCATTGCGCCCAGAACGGCGTGGCCGTGTCCTGGCTCACGGAAAACGGGCGTTTCATGGCCGCAATGCATGGTCCCACCACAGGCAATGTGCTGCTGCGGCGTGAGCAGTACCGCAAAACGGACAGCGCGGAAGGGGCGGTCCCTTTGGCCCGCGCCTTCATCACCGGCAAGATTGTCAATTGCCGCACGGTCTTGCGGCGGGCGGCCAGAGAACATCCCGAGGAACACGCCGACGGCGGGCTGGCCCGGGCCTGTGAAAGCCTCACATCCTGTCTGCAGCGTCTGCCCCAGGCGCGGTCGCTTGATGAAATCCGTGGTCTGGAGGGCGAGGCGGCCGGAATGTACTTCAGTGTTTTTGGCCGCCTCATCTCCGCCAAGGCCAAAGGCATACGTTTCACCGGACGCAGCCGCCGTCCGCCGCTGGATGAGATCAATTGCCTGCTCTCCTTTTTCTACACGCTGCTGGCGGCGGACCTGCGTGGGGCCATTGAAAGCGTCGGGCTTGATCCCGCTGTGGGCTTTCTGCATCGGGACAGGCCGGGCAGGCCGAGTCTCGCCCTGGATATGATGGAGGAATTCCGCCCTGTTCTGGCGGACCGGCTGGCGCTGACGCTGGTCAACAGGGGGCAGATACGGGCGAAAGATTTTGAGCAGACCGCGTCCGGCGCGGTCCTTCTGAAAGAAAAAGCCCGCAAGGAAGTGCTTGTGGCCTACCAGGAACGCAAACGCGAAGAAATACTGCATCCTTTTCTGAATGAACGCATGACCACAGGCCTGCTCTGGCATATGCAGGCGCGTCTGCTGGCCCGGCATATCAGGGGCGAGATGGACGCCTACCCGCCCTTTGTCATCAGGTGA
- the cas2 gene encoding CRISPR-associated endonuclease Cas2 — translation MLVLVSYDVNTEDAAGRRRLRRIARHCQNWGQRVQFSVFECAVDPAQWKNLRAALLNEMDQDKDSLRFYFLGSSWRGKIEHWGVKPGYDPEGPLIF, via the coding sequence ATGCTTGTCCTGGTGAGCTATGACGTCAATACGGAAGACGCGGCGGGGCGGCGGCGCCTGCGGCGCATTGCCCGGCATTGCCAGAACTGGGGACAGCGCGTGCAATTCTCTGTTTTTGAATGCGCCGTGGATCCGGCGCAGTGGAAAAACCTGCGCGCGGCGCTGCTCAATGAGATGGATCAGGACAAGGACAGCCTGCGCTTTTATTTTCTCGGCAGCTCCTGGCGGGGCAAGATAGAGCACTGGGGCGTTAAGCCGGGCTACGATCCTGAGGGGCCGTTGATTTTCTGA